The genomic DNA CGGTGCGTTTTCTTCTCGCCGGGCGCCAGCATCTGCACCGGCGTTTCATCGGCATGCACGACTCGCTGAGCCAGCACCGCTTCGCGCAGTGCATCCACCAGCGGTTGTAGCTGTACGCCAGTTTGGCCCACCCACTGAGCCAGCGTTGAACGCGGGATCGCCAGGCCTGCACGGCCAAAGATCTTTTCTTGCCGGTACAGCGGCAGATGATCAGCGAATTTGGCCACCATCACATGCGCCAGCAGGCCTGCGGTCGGGATGCCCTTGTCGATCACCTGGGCCGGCACCGGTGCTTGGATCAGTGTTTCGCACTGGCGGCAGGCCCACTTTCCACGTACATGCTGCTCAACGGTAAACACGCCCGGCGTGTAATCCAGCTTCTCGCTGACGTCTTCGCCGATGCGCTGAAGCTGACACCCGCAGACACACTGGGTGTTCTCTGGCTCGTGACGAATGACGGTACGTGGGAACTGCGGCGGCAGCGGCGCGCGCTTGGGTTTTTGGCGGGTTTCGTCCGACGTTGGGGCGGGACGAAGCGCGTTCAGTTCTGCCTCGATAGCCTCAAGGTCAGTGGTGAGCAGGTCATCGAGCAAGTTGCCTTGCGCCAGGCTGATCTGTTCGCTGCGCTTGGCGAACTTGTGCCGCTTGAGGATGGCAATCTCGTGAGAGAGCTGCTCGATGATCGTCTCGTCACGATGGATTTTTCGGCCCATGGTGTCGACCTTCGACAGCAACTGCGCAGCGAGTGCGCGCAGTTGTTCGGGTGTCATTTGGTCGAGATTGGGAGAGGAAGTCATGCCGTGGATTTTACCAAAGCGATCCACCTGCCACAGCTGAAAAGCAAGGCTAAATCATTGTGATTGCGCCGTTAGCGCCAACTCGCTGCCATGGCAAACCGAGCACCAGCGCTTGAAGTTGTTCAGCGTCGAGCCCGACTTCCAAACCGCGATGAGTGCCAGGCCAGTGAAACTTGCCTTGGTTCAAACGCCGTGCGGCAAGCCAGATGCCCACGCCATCGTGCACCAGCACCTTCATCCGGTTGGCCCGGCGGTTGGCGAACAGATAAGCGCAGTGCGGCTTCGCCGCACCGAACACGGCGACCACGCGGGCCAACGCAGTTTCGGTGCCGGCGCGCATGTCCATGGGCTCAGTGGCGAGCCAGATGGCGTCGATGCGTATCATTGCGAGAGGCTGCGGATAAAACGTGCGCAGCCGTCCGGGTCGGTGATGGGCCATTTGACCGTGATGGCTTTGTCGCCCAGCGGCAGTGCGATCACCACCGCTTCATCAGCGTGCCGTTTAGGCA from Pseudomonas baetica includes the following:
- the tnpC gene encoding IS66 family transposase, yielding MTSSPNLDQMTPEQLRALAAQLLSKVDTMGRKIHRDETIIEQLSHEIAILKRHKFAKRSEQISLAQGNLLDDLLTTDLEAIEAELNALRPAPTSDETRQKPKRAPLPPQFPRTVIRHEPENTQCVCGCQLQRIGEDVSEKLDYTPGVFTVEQHVRGKWACRQCETLIQAPVPAQVIDKGIPTAGLLAHVMVAKFADHLPLYRQEKIFGRAGLAIPRSTLAQWVGQTGVQLQPLVDALREAVLAQRVVHADETPVQMLAPGEKKTHRAYVWAYCTTPFSALKAVVYDFSPSRAGEHARNFLGTWNGKLVCDDFAGYKASFELGITEIGCMAHARRKFFDLHVTNKSQLAEQALHSIGGLYEVERQAKDISDEERWRLRQEIAVPIAQKLHEWMLAQRDLVPEGSATTKALDYSLKRWVALTRYLDDGAVPIDNNPVENTIRPWALGRSNWLFAGSLRSGKRAAAIMSLIQSARMNGHDPYAYLKDVLTRLPTQKASEIEHLLPHQWMPG
- the tnpB gene encoding IS66 family insertion sequence element accessory protein TnpB (TnpB, as the term is used for proteins encoded by IS66 family insertion elements, is considered an accessory protein, since TnpC, encoded by a neighboring gene, is a DDE family transposase.), whose product is MIRIDAIWLATEPMDMRAGTETALARVVAVFGAAKPHCAYLFANRRANRMKVLVHDGVGIWLAARRLNQGKFHWPGTHRGLEVGLDAEQLQALVLGLPWQRVGANGAITMI